The Haliotis asinina isolate JCU_RB_2024 chromosome 3, JCU_Hal_asi_v2, whole genome shotgun sequence genome segment actaatatatatatgtgtgtgtgtttgtgtgtttgtgtgtttgtgtttgtgtttgtgtttgtgtgtgtgtgtgtgtgtgtgtgtgtgtgtgtgtgtgtgtgtgtgtgtgtgtgtgtgtgtgtgtgtgtgtgtgtgtgtgtgtgtgtgtgtgtgtgtgtgtgtgtgtaattttcAGGTTGGGACAGGGAAGAGACTGCTCATTAAATCTGAAACCTGTGCAGCGATGATGTTCTTGTTGACTTTGTCTCAGAATAATATTCCAGATGTCTCGCTCAGTCTTCCTTGTCAGTTTCATCCCACTGGAGGACTGTTTATAAGATCAAACAATCACCTGTCACTGATACACAGCTATAGCCAGCTGACAGTTTTACATTACAATCATAATGGAGATGGGTTTCCAAACTGAAACCcacctgatgatgatgatgatgatgacgatgatgatgatgatgatgatgatgatgatgacgatgacgacgacgacgatgacttTTATAATTTGTCAATCATCATGCCGtaatggtacagtgtgtgaagcccatgtcttgtGTCcccagatattgctggaatattgctaaacgcttcgtaaaaccaaactcagtaaCTATACGTGTGTTCTATGAACTTAGCCGTCTTGACATTTCCGCTTGAGTTTTCGAAAACGTTTGTGGCAAGGGAGATTTCCAGACTGACATATCAGTGACCAAGATCCCGTCTGATGCAGTTTCCTTACTTTGTTTTGTACCATGTTATCATGTCTACTGCACCTTTTCTGACCTGAACCATTCATTATTGCTGTCAGTTACACTTGTTTCTCGATTTCTAAAAGTTACGATTTTTTAAAATTGATAGTACATATTTTTGTTGTAAAACTGTCTCCGACATGACAACTGAACAAAAATCATTTTGTTCAAGATCAATTCAAGCTATCAGCTGTCATCGATGAATGGTTGTGTTCAGCTGTCAGTCACCTGACATCCAAGCGCTTGTATGTCGTCATCAAGCAGTCGACCAATCAGATCGCGTCAATTGGTCTCCGAGGCTGGTCGCTTTTACAGTGAtctctcttggcattgttcataAACTGAGCTTACATGCCTAATTTGTCAGTACATTGAAGCAAGGGGGTTTAAAGTCTCATGCCGTTCTGATGAAAAGCCACTTGAACTGATCGTCACTGTTGATCACATCACTCAGAACAAGGTGAGAAAGATTTGAAGAGGAGCGAACGCGTGTTTCAACCTATCCGCACTTCAACAAGTATTGTTTATTCCACTAGCCAAAGTGACAGCCATGCTTCGCACAGAACCAGTATCTTGCGAGGTGACAAATTCGTCAGACTTTGCACCGTGTGCTGAAACAAGGAGAGAAAAGCCGTATTACGACGTCGTCAGCGGTGGCACATTGACGGCTCTAGAGGGACTCAAGTCCTTCTACTGTAGCCAAGGACACGTCCAGGGACAACAGGGTACCTACGGGCACCAGAGTCCGGACTCCGCCAGTCGGGATGACAACTCAGAGAGTCAGGACACAGACAGCTACTCACCCACAAGCTCCACCACCAACTACACGTCCCTTCAGCCGGCTCACTACGACCACTCCCCAGCGGCCCCACCCCAGTATGACGTTCCCCCACCCCACTATGACCACCCTAAGGCCCACTACGACCACGAGTCGTCTCGAGATTCCATGGTTCCCTATCATCCTTCTGAAAGTATTCCAGGACGTTACCCATACATGACACCATACCACCAGCCCTACTCGTCCACCGTGGAAAGTGGGGGACTTTATTCAAGGGTGGAGTCTCCGCCCCAAGAGCCCCTTACCCCTGAGTCTCCCAGTCTGATAGCCTCGACCCCCGGCGCACAATCTGGCAAGCCGTGCGTGTACCTGTGCAACCGAGAGATGTGGCTCAAGTTCAACGCTCACACCACGGAAATGATCATCACAAAGCAAGGAAGGTAAATGCACCCATATCGATTCCCAAACCCGATTAATGTCAAgcagaaaatatataataatgtttCAACGCCCTGTGCAGAGGTGTGTCCTATGAACTAGAATCTTCTACGCATTGAAGCTCCCAATTTCCACCGTCGCtgcatgactgaaatactgccagTGAGGCGCTACTTTTAACCCTCTTAAGTACGTCTTAATTTCAACTCTCTTCACTGTGTTGAATTTTTAACTGACTTCAGTACATTCTGATTTTAATGCATCTAGGTACCTTTGGATTCGACTCTCTTAAGTAcctttttttcctttttcataAATGTGACAGTTTTATACTGAATCAGTGAATGTTTTCTTTCTAAATAATGCCGATGAAACGGTAACTTTTAATTTTTTCACGTTTCGATGACAACTCACTTAAGCAGcgtttatatatataaacacaataTACATTGGACATGCATACTACTGTGTGAATTGATGCGTGATGAAACTACATCTATTATAATTCATAAGCATGTTACTTTAGAAAGAAAATGTTCAATGTAACATTGTTTTATGGGAAAAGAAACCGCATATTTTACGGCTTAATGTACAGCGAGCAATTTACCCATTTTCGGAAAACATACTTAATGATTAATTCGCATGAAAGTAGGAAAAAATCATATAGATCGAATCGTAGCCGcacaatatattttgtgttataAATTCCACGCTTTCTTTCTTACCTAGAAATATTCTATTTAGAAAACTGCTTTCCGAATGTACTTACGCTTAAAATACATTATTATAACTATATGCGATAAATCCTTTTCGTTGGCAGATGAAATCTATTTAAAGACAATTTATTGACCACTCAGACATTTGAGATATATCTTTTTTATATAGCTTTACCACGCGATACAAGTGTATCAGCAAAAAACATTACCAGAagatgttgtttttttgtgaaaACAACCGATTAAAAGATTTCTTATGATTCACCGACAGAACATGAAAGTAGTTGTTTTTAGAATTGTTGAATAATTCTTGTCAAAACAAAGACGTTAATCGCCCAGCACCGTTTGTGAAGACTTCTGATACATGTCCTCGTCGTGTCGCTTCATTGAAATATAGATTTTAAAACTTTAAAGTACATATCTTTAGCTTACGAAATAATGCTATTTATTATGCGGAAAATCCACTTTGTATTTTTTCGTACTTGTGAGCTTTTTAACAGTTGTCTAAAATTGTCCATGTCTATTTCAAGATTTGTCTGTTGCAGTAACCTCGGGCTGTCATTCATTGATACTATTGCACAAAATTAAAATACTTTATGCTTTCTATTTAAATGCGTTTACGAGtagcaaatcatcaaaaatctGTTGCTATTAATAAAGGTATATTTCTTTCATCACTAATATTTGCCCACGAGCGACGCTGTGCGCTCATGGAATGTTATTTCTATAATCTGTTGCGGCTAATAGGGCTTGAAATGTTTGTACACGATTTGGGAGAGGTGCAAGACGATGCCAATCTGTCTGTTGACTGACAATTAATGTATCTACCCGAAACTTCCTTTGTCGTGTGCcttaaataaacatttcacCTATCGTAATTAAGATAAAAGAACGTTTAATTGGTTTCCTCGGGAGCTGGAGCTACCGGAATTGGCGGTACAGTTTTCTCAAGGCGTTGTATTTTCAAGGATTTTAGGAAGGTGTGAGCGCGCGGCCTTGATCTCAATTAATTGTTGGATTGTTGCATTTCTAATCAAACTATCAAtctgtatttgtttgaaattgtCGCTTTTCAAGAAATCTCTTAGAAATACCCGTAAAATATTTAAGCTTCAATATAgttgaaacaataaaacaacCAGTTTTTTGTTGTAGGTATTAGATGACCGTTTTGTGTATTCATTTCAGTCCATTTCTGACATCCATCCAAAATATTATCCAAAATTTATTTAACGagaaattgtatattttatgtttaaaatattCTGTTCAACTGTAGTTAATGAACGGTCACCTGTTTCGAAATAATTTGTACACTGTCCGAATCTCACTGCTAGACACTTTTGTGTACCTGTGAACTGTTATTGTCCCGTAGGCGAATGTTCCCAACCCTTCAATACAGTCTGGCCGGTCTTGACCCATCTAAGCAGTACAACGTCTTCGTCGACATGATCCTCGGCGATCCCAATCACTGGAAATTTCAGAATGGTCGCTGGGTGGCTTGCGGACAAGCGGAACAACTATCAACAAGTAAGTTCCTTTAAATATTATTGCTTGTTTCTATTATTGGCGTACaatataaaattaaaaaaatataagtcaattaaacatattttatcctTTTTATGCTTTTATGTTGAAAGAACGTCATTTGCATTTTGCCGATAACACTACAGATCCATCGGGGGAAAACGTTCTTCTGGTAAGAACATTCTGTTTATGTCAACCACTGTAATTATTTGGTTACAAAGTAAATAGAATAATAAGATGAACTTCGAGTAACATCAAATATATAAGTGGTATTGTGCCATTTGATGATCAGGTCGTTTGCTATCAACGTAAAACTGAGCGCGATATtattaagagtgagtgaaaaGCAATTGAACCAAGGGCTCAGTACCCAAAACCTCACAAAAACAAACGTAAATAATCGTTGCTTTTAAAAGCATTTTCCTGCAGTCTGTGTCAGTTCGTCTTAAATGTTTCTACCAAATGATGACAATTTAATTATTACAATCTAATAAGTAATATGTTAGTAATATTAATGTGTATGTATAATTAGGTAGTTTCGCCCCGGGGGATAGAGTAACATGTAGAATTTTTTTCATGTTGAATTCAAGGCGAATTTTCAACAAGGAAATCTGTATTCTTTGAAGAATTCAAGAATAGGAAATTCCTTACAGTATCATTAGCTTGGGGTAAATGGAATTTTCTTTATTAAGTAGCTAGTTTCGTGGTCTTGGTTGTGTTCGCAGTTTGCCACGAGTCTCAGGAAGGGGTCCCCCGAGAGGTGGTTACCGCTGAGAAGCTTCCTTTTGGTAATTTGGTCCACCTCTCGACATGTAACAAAAGTTTAAGTTCTAATGTTTGTCGTACCTTTCGACCATTTCTGAAACGACACATCGTCTGCCAAAACATCTGACGACCACGGAGGAGAAACCCCGCAGTGAATGTTTTGGCAGACGACAATATGCCGGCCATGTTGTTTACACATTGAACAAAAGATAATAGGCACTGGGCATTGGTCTTCCTAGAAATGATCGTTAATTAGAGCTGGAATAATGCAGGTTATCTGACGTTCGTCATGCTTCCCCCAAGTACCCATTGTTCACTGGAGGGGATTAGTCACTCGCACAGCAATATTTCCTTAACTATACTCCGGTTCAATCTGTAGGTCACTTACCGCCAATTATCACTTCTATTAACCCTTTTGAACATATGACATTAACCCTCCGGGCGCACCTGCTGCCTGGGTTAtactatgtacatatatataatctaaaatatatattgtcCTTATGTACTTAGCTAGCATAAAACGAAAATACATGTATGGCGTTTGATCAAGGTAACATAGCTGAATATTTGTAACCTTAAGTTTAGTCGTTTGAATTAATACTTGATATTATAGATCCGTTCCAATTACTGTTACACTGGTAGCTTAATTAAGATGGAGTTGCTTCAAAAGGT includes the following:
- the LOC137278726 gene encoding T-box brain protein 1-like, with translation MLRTEPVSCEVTNSSDFAPCAETRREKPYYDVVSGGTLTALEGLKSFYCSQGHVQGQQGTYGHQSPDSASRDDNSESQDTDSYSPTSSTTNYTSLQPAHYDHSPAAPPQYDVPPPHYDHPKAHYDHESSRDSMVPYHPSESIPGRYPYMTPYHQPYSSTVESGGLYSRVESPPQEPLTPESPSLIASTPGAQSGKPCVYLCNREMWLKFNAHTTEMIITKQGR